In Diaphorobacter ruginosibacter, the genomic stretch TCCTGCAGGTTCCAGCCGAAGCCGCCGTCTCCGTTGATGGACACGACCGCCTTGTCCGGGTTGCCGAGCGCCACGCCAAGGCCCGTGGCGAAGCCATAGCCCAGCGTGCCCTGGTAGCCGGGCGTGATGAACGTGCGCGGCGAGTACACCGGGTAGGAGAACGTCGAGGCGTAGCCGATCTGCGTCAGCTCGTTCACCAGGATGCCGTCCTCCGGGATCGCATCGCGCAGCGCCTGCACGTAGGACAGCTGGGGCTGGATGAAGGCGATCTGCTCGTCGCACCAGGCCTTCACCTGGGAGACTTCGGTGGAGCGGGAGGGGGCCTTGAGGCCTTCGACCCGCTCCAGCAGGGCCAGGCAGCCGAGGCGGGCGTCACCCTCGATCGCCAAGCCGCTCGCACGTGGCGTCGTCATGTCGCGGGCCTCCACGTTCAGGTAGATGAACTGGGTCTTGTCCGACGCGTGGGTGGGGCGCCCGATGCCGTCGACAAAGCGGCTGCCGATCACCAGCACCACGTCCGCATGGGGGAACACACAGCGGCCGCCCAGGTGCGGAAGTGCCAGCGGATGGCGGCTGGACAGCGCGCCGCGCGCGTTGTCGCTCATGACCACCGGGGCCTGCAGCGTTTCCGCCAGTTGGCGCAGCGCATCCGCCGCACGCGCGGCCAGGACACCGCCACCCGCGTAGATCACCGGGAAGCGGGCCTTGCGCAGCAGCTCGGCTGCCTTCTCGATGCCCTTCTTGTCTTCTATGGCGGCCGGGCTGGCGGCCGCCGCACCCAGCAGCTGCACATCGGCGCGTGCCTGCAGCACGTCGGGCGGGATCTCCAGCGCCACCGGCTGGGGACGGCCGGAGCGCAGCTGCTCGAAGGCCTGGTGGACCAGGGACGGAATCTCCTGCGGCGTGCGGGCCAGGCGATTCCACTTGGTCACCGAGTTCAGCAGCTGCGACTGTCCGGGCACCTCATGCAGCATGCCGAGGCCCTGGCCGATCTGGTGTGAAGGGATCTGGCCGGTGATGCACAGCACCGGGGAGTTGCATGCATAGGCCGTGGAGAGGCCGGCCATGGCGTTGAGCAGGCCGGGGCCGGGCACCACCATGCACACGCCCTCCTTGCCGCTCGTGCGTGCATAGCCGTCGGCCATGTACGAGGTGGCCTGCTCATGGCGAGGGGTCACATAGCGCAGGTCCTTCTCGACGTCGAGCAGCGCATCGGTCGCCCAGTCGAGCTGCACGCCCGGAATGCCAAAAAGATCGCTCACGCCTTCCGCCACCAGCTGTCGCGCCAGGGCCTGTCCGCCGGTCATTTCCATTGTTTCATCTCCTTGAATTTGAGGTTTGATATTCGCGTTTACACCAATTCGAATTAATTGACTTTGTCATTCGATTCCATAGAATTCTGTTGACTGTAATTGATTATGTCAAGTAAATTTTCGACAGCGAATTCACGGATTTTTGGCCCTTTCAACTCGAACCATACGGAGACTTTTGCCATGAAACGAATCCCGACCATCCTT encodes the following:
- a CDS encoding thiamine pyrophosphate-dependent enzyme is translated as MEMTGGQALARQLVAEGVSDLFGIPGVQLDWATDALLDVEKDLRYVTPRHEQATSYMADGYARTSGKEGVCMVVPGPGLLNAMAGLSTAYACNSPVLCITGQIPSHQIGQGLGMLHEVPGQSQLLNSVTKWNRLARTPQEIPSLVHQAFEQLRSGRPQPVALEIPPDVLQARADVQLLGAAAASPAAIEDKKGIEKAAELLRKARFPVIYAGGGVLAARAADALRQLAETLQAPVVMSDNARGALSSRHPLALPHLGGRCVFPHADVVLVIGSRFVDGIGRPTHASDKTQFIYLNVEARDMTTPRASGLAIEGDARLGCLALLERVEGLKAPSRSTEVSQVKAWCDEQIAFIQPQLSYVQALRDAIPEDGILVNELTQIGYASTFSYPVYSPRTFITPGYQGTLGYGFATGLGVALGNPDKAVVSINGDGGFGWNLQELATAAKYRANLVTVVFADGAFGNVKRIQSNVFKREIGTNLHNPDFLKLADAFGLNGVRVDSPDGLGSAVKSALKAGGPTLIEVQVQAMPGPWHLIHTFSKAPRVAPRTRWAKSEGRP